A stretch of the Vibrio sp. HB236076 genome encodes the following:
- a CDS encoding DUF3574 domain-containing protein: MQESELFFGLSRPDGSTISESEWQAFVDQEVTPRFTAGLTVSQAQGQWLGNNGAVVKEGSRVLTLIYPMREEQSLRGVDEIRALYQSQFDQESVMRLDSHRCVSF; encoded by the coding sequence ATGCAAGAGAGTGAGTTGTTTTTTGGTTTGAGTCGTCCTGATGGCTCCACTATTTCTGAAAGTGAATGGCAAGCCTTTGTCGATCAAGAAGTGACGCCTCGCTTTACTGCGGGTTTGACCGTAAGCCAAGCCCAAGGGCAATGGTTAGGTAATAATGGCGCTGTGGTAAAAGAGGGCAGTCGGGTTTTGACCTTGATTTACCCAATGCGTGAGGAGCAAAGCCTTCGTGGTGTCGACGAGATACGTGCTTTGTATCAATCTCAATTTGATCAAGAATCTGTGATGAGACTGGACAGCCATCGCTGCGTTTCTTTCTAG
- a CDS encoding NupC/NupG family nucleoside CNT transporter yields the protein MPSIFHFILSLIMIFTLSFIVSYEKKSVKVRFIVQLLLVEVVIAWVLLNSNVGITVVSAIAGLFDHLLAFAAEGINFVFGNMSQQGLGFVFFNVLCPIVFISALIGILQHFRLLPIFIRLIGTVLSKINGMGKLESFNAVSSLMLGQSENFIAYKGILHTLSARRMYTMAATAMSTVSMSIVGAYMSMIEAKYVVVAIILNLFSTFVILSIINPYDATDEPEPELADLHEQQSFFEMLGDYILAGFKVAMIVAAMLMGFIALLSAINAVFSAVFGYSFQELMGYLFYPLAWIIGITGDNTLSAGSIMATKLVSNEFVAMLQLKELAAQYTPRNLGILSVFLVSFANFASIGIVAGAIKGINEQQGNLVSRFGFRLVYGATLVSLLSAAIVGLVI from the coding sequence ATGCCATCAATTTTTCACTTTATATTATCATTAATAATGATATTTACTTTGTCTTTTATTGTCAGTTATGAAAAAAAATCGGTCAAGGTGCGTTTTATTGTTCAACTGCTATTGGTAGAAGTCGTCATCGCTTGGGTATTACTCAATTCGAATGTTGGTATCACGGTAGTCAGTGCCATTGCCGGTCTTTTTGATCACCTATTAGCCTTCGCCGCTGAAGGGATAAACTTTGTATTCGGCAACATGAGCCAGCAAGGGTTGGGGTTTGTTTTCTTTAACGTACTTTGTCCTATTGTTTTTATTTCTGCCTTAATTGGGATTTTGCAACACTTTCGCCTATTACCCATTTTCATTCGATTAATCGGAACCGTACTGTCCAAGATCAATGGTATGGGCAAGTTAGAATCTTTTAATGCTGTCAGCTCACTCATGCTAGGGCAGTCGGAAAACTTTATCGCCTATAAGGGCATATTACACACCTTGTCAGCACGCCGAATGTACACCATGGCCGCAACGGCAATGTCTACTGTATCGATGTCGATCGTTGGCGCTTACATGTCGATGATCGAAGCAAAATACGTCGTTGTCGCCATCATACTGAATTTATTTAGTACCTTTGTCATTCTGTCGATTATCAATCCATATGACGCGACGGATGAACCTGAGCCAGAGCTCGCTGACTTGCATGAACAACAAAGCTTCTTTGAAATGTTAGGCGATTATATTTTGGCAGGGTTCAAAGTTGCGATGATCGTTGCAGCCATGTTGATGGGCTTTATCGCCTTACTATCAGCCATCAATGCAGTATTTAGCGCCGTGTTTGGTTACAGCTTTCAGGAGTTAATGGGCTATCTTTTTTATCCATTGGCCTGGATCATTGGCATTACTGGTGATAACACCCTGAGCGCGGGCAGCATTATGGCAACCAAACTGGTATCCAATGAGTTTGTTGCTATGTTGCAACTCAAAGAATTGGCAGCGCAATACACACCTCGTAACCTCGGTATTTTATCGGTTTTTCTAGTGTCATTTGCTAATTTTGCCTCTATTGGTATTGTCGCTGGTGCCATAAAGGGCATTAATGAGCAGCAAGGTAACCTTGTCTCTCGGTTTGGTTTTCGCTTAGTTTATGGTGCGACATTAGTCAGCTTATTATCAGCAGCCATTGTTGGGTTAGTCATTTAA
- a CDS encoding carbohydrate porin, translating into MKTKKTALSLMIACTSLSYVHPSVAAVDETFEFHGYFRSGTLSSSTDDWERSTWAGVTKEMVGRLGVEADNDFSISLSKKWVLDNGKSVKVTVGEEDNTDSYSASDFPDAYLEYEGVLDSGILWAGKRSYAKDENYIFMTDFFYIDYSGTGAGVIDYQVGDAKVDFAYIASDRTEDEDYNLTRDLDTNNILHTVHLGVDWGTWKLDGSLKYMHDNQSYTSGTDGYWDDYNSVWVEAVDAYYTKYTDRGADLSLTYSRDDFFWIPGNGFSKIIAQGGIGLGSQQLLGGTLTTYNAYRPGSVTKGGVSGAATMANNYTNDTSARLLFWGGYFFDNGINVFPSIQAQYNDHAEDNIYDYWFSAMVRPTFPVSENFYIQSEIGYAYKNWNGGTWFEKKITVAPTVVMGVGQGIAPEIRFVASYLPEANDGDGDTIVGIQADVSW; encoded by the coding sequence ATGAAAACAAAAAAGACAGCGCTTTCTTTAATGATTGCGTGCACATCACTGAGTTATGTTCATCCTAGCGTAGCGGCGGTTGATGAGACCTTTGAATTTCACGGTTATTTTCGCTCCGGTACACTATCGTCTAGCACTGACGATTGGGAGCGCTCAACCTGGGCTGGCGTAACGAAAGAAATGGTCGGTCGTCTTGGGGTTGAGGCTGATAACGACTTTAGTATCAGCCTGTCTAAAAAATGGGTGTTAGACAATGGAAAATCAGTCAAAGTCACGGTCGGTGAGGAAGATAACACGGACTCATACAGCGCTTCGGATTTTCCTGATGCTTATCTCGAGTACGAAGGGGTTTTAGATTCAGGCATTTTGTGGGCCGGAAAACGCAGTTATGCCAAAGATGAAAACTACATCTTTATGACCGATTTTTTCTATATCGATTATTCCGGAACCGGGGCGGGTGTGATTGATTATCAAGTCGGTGATGCGAAAGTGGATTTTGCCTACATCGCCAGTGATCGCACCGAAGACGAAGACTATAACCTCACACGGGATCTCGATACCAATAATATTTTACACACGGTGCATTTAGGGGTTGATTGGGGCACCTGGAAACTCGATGGCTCGTTAAAATACATGCACGACAACCAAAGTTATACCTCCGGGACAGACGGTTATTGGGACGATTACAACAGTGTTTGGGTTGAGGCGGTGGATGCCTACTACACCAAATACACAGACCGCGGTGCCGATTTGAGCTTAACTTATTCAAGAGACGATTTTTTCTGGATACCAGGCAATGGTTTTTCCAAGATCATCGCTCAAGGGGGTATCGGCTTGGGGTCTCAGCAATTATTAGGCGGAACCTTGACCACTTATAACGCCTATCGCCCAGGCAGTGTCACCAAAGGGGGCGTGAGCGGCGCGGCGACCATGGCCAATAACTACACGAATGACACCTCCGCGCGTTTGCTGTTCTGGGGTGGGTATTTCTTTGACAACGGCATCAACGTATTCCCGTCAATTCAAGCGCAATACAATGATCACGCAGAAGACAATATTTACGATTATTGGTTCTCAGCCATGGTAAGACCTACTTTTCCTGTCAGTGAAAACTTTTATATTCAATCTGAAATCGGTTACGCCTACAAAAACTGGAATGGCGGTACTTGGTTTGAGAAAAAAATCACTGTTGCACCGACTGTCGTGATGGGCGTTGGGCAAGGCATCGCGCCAGAAATTCGCTTTGTGGCCAGTTACCTGCCAGAAGCGAACGATGGTGATGGCGATACCATCGTCGGTATTCAAGCCGATGTCTCCTGGTAA
- a CDS encoding enoyl-CoA hydratase/isomerase family protein, giving the protein MNYQGYTTFTAQQTGAVLRVTFDFGPVNVQGQEMLEDLMGLAMRLERDRSVKVVIFQSANPEIWVCHYDTNLLKEMSTEAVARQDAKLLDLQIVLERISKLPQATIAKLEGVARGGGHEFALACDMRFAVRGKFKMMQMEVGMGILPCGGGASRMARQTGLGRALEIILSARDFSADEAEAYGTINKALDADEIGPYVDALAERIAQFPPESINACKQAVYESIDKPIDEALKAETYWLYQATSKTPAIKRFATADAKGMEYDLENQRHWEALVMKVQDIQ; this is encoded by the coding sequence ATGAACTATCAAGGTTATACCACATTCACTGCACAACAAACGGGGGCGGTATTACGCGTCACGTTTGATTTTGGTCCCGTTAACGTACAAGGGCAAGAGATGCTTGAAGATCTCATGGGGCTCGCCATGCGCCTCGAAAGGGATCGCAGTGTTAAGGTCGTCATTTTTCAATCCGCAAACCCAGAAATTTGGGTGTGTCACTACGACACCAATTTGCTTAAAGAGATGTCCACCGAAGCCGTTGCTCGCCAGGATGCTAAACTGCTTGATTTGCAAATTGTATTAGAGCGGATCAGTAAACTGCCCCAAGCCACTATTGCCAAGCTAGAAGGGGTCGCGCGTGGTGGTGGCCACGAGTTTGCTTTGGCTTGTGATATGCGCTTTGCGGTCCGCGGTAAATTCAAAATGATGCAAATGGAGGTTGGAATGGGCATTTTGCCTTGTGGTGGCGGCGCTTCTCGTATGGCTCGCCAAACCGGCCTTGGTAGAGCACTGGAAATCATTTTAAGTGCTCGAGACTTTAGCGCCGATGAGGCCGAAGCCTATGGCACCATCAATAAAGCGCTCGATGCCGATGAAATTGGCCCTTACGTGGATGCATTAGCCGAACGCATTGCTCAATTTCCCCCAGAATCCATTAATGCGTGTAAGCAAGCGGTCTACGAGTCGATAGATAAGCCCATTGATGAAGCGTTAAAAGCGGAAACCTACTGGTTATATCAAGCCACCAGTAAAACACCCGCCATCAAACGCTTTGCTACCGCCGATGCCAAAGGCATGGAATACGACCTTGAGAACCAACGCCATTGGGAAGCCTTGGTCATGAAAGTACAAGATATTCAATAA
- a CDS encoding YdcH family protein codes for MQTLNQSDQTFAQKAKEYHQIDEEIRKLELKDSPIIDEAMQRLKHHRTVLKDWLYRQLISA; via the coding sequence ATCCAAACCTTAAACCAGTCGGATCAGACCTTTGCGCAAAAAGCGAAGGAGTACCATCAAATCGATGAGGAAATCCGCAAGCTAGAACTGAAAGACTCACCGATCATTGATGAAGCCATGCAGCGATTAAAACACCATCGAACAGTGTTAAAAGATTGGCTATATCGTCAATTGATTTCAGCTTAA